A window of Cohnella herbarum contains these coding sequences:
- a CDS encoding pyruvate, water dikinase regulatory protein, translating into MSEQRQKIIYVCSDAVGETAEAVARATARQFATEQVKIKRYGNLKHEDEIKAIILEALSAGGFIAYTLVQPELRETMREETIRLGVRAVDVMGPMMQAFIDTFNDSPKYKPGLLHEMDENYYRKIEAIEFAVKYDDGKDSRGLLQAQVVLVGVSRTSKTPLSIYLAHKGIKTANYPLTIEVKPPQELFAASSRLVVGLTMQPERLLKIRTERLKALGLPSQANYASMDRIEKELLFASDIMDRLKCPVIDVTEKAIEETAGLIMELMTP; encoded by the coding sequence ATGTCGGAGCAACGACAGAAAATCATATACGTATGTTCGGATGCCGTAGGGGAAACCGCGGAAGCCGTCGCGAGGGCGACTGCCCGACAATTCGCGACCGAGCAGGTTAAGATCAAAAGGTACGGAAACCTCAAACATGAAGACGAGATCAAGGCGATCATCCTAGAGGCGCTCTCGGCGGGCGGCTTCATTGCCTATACCCTCGTTCAACCGGAGCTTCGCGAGACGATGAGGGAAGAGACGATCCGTCTTGGTGTTCGCGCAGTCGATGTCATGGGGCCGATGATGCAAGCTTTTATCGACACGTTTAATGATTCTCCCAAATATAAGCCCGGCTTGCTGCATGAGATGGATGAAAACTATTATCGTAAAATCGAGGCGATCGAATTCGCGGTTAAGTACGATGACGGTAAAGATTCCAGGGGATTGTTGCAAGCGCAGGTCGTGCTGGTAGGCGTATCGCGAACTTCGAAAACGCCGCTAAGCATCTATTTGGCGCATAAAGGGATCAAGACGGCCAACTATCCGCTTACGATCGAGGTAAAGCCGCCTCAAGAACTGTTCGCTGCGTCCAGTAGGTTGGTCGTTGGATTGACGATGCAGCCTGAACGGCTGCTCAAGATTCGCACGGAACGCTTAAAAGCTTTGGGATTGCCGAGCCAAGCCAACTATGCTTCGATGGATCGTATTGAGAAGGAGCTCCTATTCGCTTCCGATATCATGGATCGATTGAAATGTCCGGTCATCGACGTGACCGAGAAAGCGATCGAAGAGACGGCGGGACTGATCATGGAGCTCATGACTCCTTGA